One part of the Vanessa cardui chromosome 2, ilVanCard2.1, whole genome shotgun sequence genome encodes these proteins:
- the LOC124536223 gene encoding uncharacterized protein LOC124536223: protein MSVIPISNPVVQSYILYSAILALKLISVSALTALTRMTRGIYANPEDAKALRGKVKFDDPAVERTRRAHLNDLENIPAFWILGALYVTTSPVAAWATLLFRVYTVSRIIHTIVYAVVPLPQPARAIAYIVPSVIMWYMGVQVVLYYISALSYIVYSGILALKVLAMGVLTARQRYRKKVFANEEDAKKTKGIVKFDDPDVERVRRAHLNDLENIPVFWVLGALYLTTGPSSALATLLFRVYTAGRVLHTIVYAVKPLPQPARGIAYGIPYLIKWYMGFKVISHYLTAL from the exons ATGTCTGTGATACCGATATCGAATCCGGTCGTCCagtcgtatattttatattcggcGATATTAGCATTAAAGCTAATATCCGTGTCAGCTTTAACAGCACTGACGCGGATGACACGAGGAATTTATGCAAATCCAGAAGACGCCAAGGCTTTGAGGGGCAAAGTCAAATTTGACGACCCAGCCGTTGAAAGGACTCGGCGCGCTCACCTCAACGACTTGGAGAATATTCCGGCGTTTTGGATACTCGGAGCCTTGTACGTGACGACTTCACCGGTGGCAGCGTGGGCTACACTTCTCTTCAGAGTGTACACAGTGAGCAGAATTATACATACAATTGTGTACGCAGTGGTGCCTCTGCCGCAGCCGGCGAGGGCTATAGCATACATAGTTCCAAGTGTCATCATGTGGTATATGGGTGTTCAAGTTGTGTTATATTACATTAGCGCCTT GTCGTACATTGTGTACTCAGGTATATTAGCCCTTAAAGTACTGGCCATGGGAGTGCTGACGGCGAGACAACGATACAGGAAGAAAGTATTCGCAAACGAAGAGGACGCAAAGAAGACGAAGGGAATCGTGAAGTTTGATGACCCCGATGTCGAGAGAGTGAGGCGCGCTCACTTGAATGATCTGGAGAATATCCCCGTGTTCTGGGTATTAGGTGCGTTGTACTTGACTACAGGACCTTCCAGTGCACTGGCAACTCTTCTGTTCCGAGTGTACACCGCGGGCCGCGTCCTGCACACCATCGTGTATGCCGTCAAACCCTTGCCTCAACCAGCTCGCGGTATCGCATACGGAATTCCATATTTAATCAAATGGTATATGGGATTCAAAGTTATATCTCATTACTTAACTGCCCTATaa
- the LOC124536233 gene encoding uncharacterized protein LOC124536233, with amino-acid sequence MSVIPISNPIVQSYILYSAILALKLISLSALTGLTRMTRGIYANPEDAKILRGKVKFDDPTVERIRRAHLDDLENIPAFWILGALYVTTGPATAWATLLFRVYTVSRIIHTIVYAVVPLPQPARSIAYIIPNVIMWYMGIQVVLYYISALSYILYSGILALKIMAMGVLTARQRIRKKVFANEEDAMKGKGIVKLDDPDVERVRRGHLNDLENISVFWVLGALYLTTGPSSALATLLFRVYTAGRVLHTIVYVIKPLPQPTRFIAYVIPYLIKWYMGFTVVFYYLTAL; translated from the exons ATGTCTGTGATACCGATATCGAATCCGATCGTCcagtcttatattttatattcggcGATATTAGCGTTAAAGTTAATATCCCTATCAGCTTTAACAGGACTGACGCGGATGACACGAGGGATTTACGCAAATCCAGAAGACGCCAAGATTTTGAGGGGTAAAGTTAAATTTGACGACCCAACTGTTGAAAGGATTCGGCGCGCTCACCTCGACGACTTAGAGAATATTCCGGCGTTTTGGATACTCGGAGCCTTGTACGTGACGACTGGACCGGCAACAGCGTGGGCTACACTACTCTTCAGAGTGTACACAGTGAGCAGAATTATACATACAATTGTGTACGCAGTGGTGCCTCTGCCGCAACCGGCGAGGTCTATAGCATACATAATTCCAAATGTCATCATGTGGTATATGGGTATTCaagttgtattatattatataagcgcctt GTCGTACATCCTGTACTCAGGTATATTAGCCCTTAAAATAATGGCCATGGGAGTGCTGACGGCGAGACAACGAATAAGGAAGAAAGTATTCGCAAACGAAGAGGACGCTATGAAGGGAAAGGGAATCGTGAAGCTTGATGATCCCGATGTCGAGAGAGTGAGGCGCGGTCACTTGAATGATCTAGAGAATATCTCTGTGTTCTGGGTATTAGGTGCGTTGTACCTGACTACCGGACCTTCCAGTGCACTGGCAACTCTTCTGTTCCGAGTGTACACCGCGGGCCGCGTCCTGCACACCATTGTATATGTCATCAAACCCTTGCCTCAACCAACTCGCTTTATCGCATAtgttattccatatttaatCAAATGGTATATGGGATTCACagttgtattttattacttaactgctctgtaa
- the LOC124536197 gene encoding microsomal glutathione S-transferase 1-like yields MWLEEPAVQTYILYSSILGIKILIMAILTARVRYRKKVFANEEDAEKSKGIVKFDDPDVERIRRAHLNDLENIPAFWILGAFYLVTGPPMEWATLLFRVYTASRIIHTIVYAIKPLRQPARGFAYDIPNFIMLYMGVKIISHFKDAL; encoded by the coding sequence aTGTGGTTAGAAGAACCAGCAGTTCagacttatattttatactcaAGTATTCttggtattaaaatattgataatggcGATATTAACAGCGAGAGTACGATACAGGAAGAAAGTATTCGCAAACGAAGAAGACGCTGAGAAGTCTAAGGGAATAGTAAAGTTCGATGACCCCGATGTTGAGAGAATCAGACGAGCTCATTTAAatgatttggaaaatattccagcGTTTTGGATATTGGGTGCTTTTTACTTGGTCACAGGACCACCCATGGAATGGGCAACTCTCCTGTTCAGAGTGTACACAGCGAGCCGTATAATACACACTATTGTGTATGCGATCAAACCTCTGCGTCAACCAGCGCGTGGCTTCGCATACgatataccaaattttattatgttgtacATGGGAGTGAAAATTATCAGTCATTTTAAAGATGCACTCTAA